Below is a window of Brassica napus cultivar Da-Ae chromosome A5, Da-Ae, whole genome shotgun sequence DNA.
aaactctctttctctctctctctctctctctctctctctcactcagtaTCGACTCTAAATGACGTCGGTTTGCGTTAAAAACGTTGGTACCTCTCCGGAGAAGCTATCCCCGGCGAGTCACTCTCGGAAGAGCTCCAAAACGTCAGTCACGAGCCTTGAATCTCAACCGTTGGATCCTCAGTTGGAAGATCCTGTGGACTTTGAGTTTCTTCTCGAAGATCCCGTCACAATGCTAACCGCCGACGAGCTTTTCTCCGACGGAAAGCTAGTCCCGCTTAAATTCTCCGGCGGGACTAATCCGGAGGAGAAGCCTATGGTTCCGGCGGTTAACACAGTACTGGAGAAACCATGCCGAAGATTGGAGATGGAGATCGATCCTTACCTCTTCTCCCCGAGAGCTCCTCGCTGCACCGTGAGATGGCGCGAGCTTCTAGGCCTTAAGAGACTCAACAAAACGCCGGAAGAAGCTTCCCcgccgtcgtcgtcgtcgtcgcgGCTGTCTTCTTCAACTCCAAATCCTAAGACGAGCTCGTTTAGACATTTTCTCAACCGGAGCTCCAAATCTACAACCgcagctcctcctcctccactgATAAAAGACTCAGACGTCTCTGAGTCTTCAACGTCGATCTCCTCCTCCCGTCTCTCCCTCTCGTCGTCATCCTCCTCCGGCCACGAGCTCGACGACGTTCCTAGACTCTCTCTAGATCTCGACAACAAACCCAACGCTCCAAACCCCTTCGCTAGGTCACGTGCACACCACCACTTGCGCAACCAGAGGAAGCCACGGCGTCATGATGAGACCACGGAGAGTAGTAACGACACGAGGGCGTTGACGGTGACGGCGGATAGTCCGAGACTCAACGCTTCGGGGAAGATCGTGTTCCATGGACTCGAGAGAAGCTCCAGCAGTCCCGGTAACTTCACCGGCGGACCGAGGATGAAACAGCACCACGGGATGCCGAGATCTCAGTCCGCACACGTCAGAATCACTCCTGTTCTTAACGTTCCTGTCTCTTCTCTCCGTGGTGGGCCCAAGTCAGGTCTCTTCTTCGGCCAGCTTTTCACTTCTTCCTCTGGGAACAGAGCACAGTTACAGAGCAGCAACACTGCCAAGAACCGTACCAATCGAACCAGGCTTGAACCGACTAGCGAACT
It encodes the following:
- the LOC106345418 gene encoding uncharacterized protein LOC106345418; translated protein: MTSVCVKNVGTSPEKLSPASHSRKSSKTSVTSLESQPLDPQLEDPVDFEFLLEDPVTMLTADELFSDGKLVPLKFSGGTNPEEKPMVPAVNTVLEKPCRRLEMEIDPYLFSPRAPRCTVRWRELLGLKRLNKTPEEASPPSSSSSRLSSSTPNPKTSSFRHFLNRSSKSTTAAPPPPLIKDSDVSESSTSISSSRLSLSSSSSSGHELDDVPRLSLDLDNKPNAPNPFARSRAHHHLRNQRKPRRHDETTESSNDTRALTVTADSPRLNASGKIVFHGLERSSSSPGNFTGGPRMKQHHGMPRSQSAHVRITPVLNVPVSSLRGGPKSGLFFGQLFTSSSGNRAQLQSSNTAKNRTNRTRLEPTSEL